The Nocardioides campestrisoli genome includes a window with the following:
- a CDS encoding type 1 periplasmic-binding domain-containing protein — MAHARERRSSRRTDRSLLLRSGLTCAALCLALVGCGALLPGGGGGEVDTATAGPGTTDESVKVVFVGVDLDKVKETTGFTTASIGDPEKQVQALEEWVNDNGGLGGRKLDAVFRWYNAETDSPATEEQLCNEVTQDEQAFAVVLTGQYQSNARPCYAQRKTLMLDISLVANDRVLYDELAPYLWAPSFPEYDAFVSSYIKALDKEGFFEGRDKVAIVAADSPVNDRTVKNLAVPQLDELGIDAEVAWVDTTDIGTLYMGLEQGAITFATADIDRVMFLGGSRLASMFATIAGSKEFDATYAISSYDNPSFFVNNPGTVPSDTMKGMVGVGFHPPQDVADDQMSFPAEGAEQECLDIYAEAGETFETREAARVALPYCDAVKLLKLGADGVEGPLNAAAWGEAVDRDGGDFQTASGFGNAMGDGTRAAAGAYRVMRFAEDCDCFVYEGDDVPFDTK; from the coding sequence ATGGCTCACGCAAGGGAACGCCGTTCGTCACGGCGCACGGACCGGTCACTGCTGCTGCGCTCCGGTCTGACCTGCGCCGCCCTCTGCCTGGCCCTGGTCGGCTGCGGCGCCCTGCTGCCAGGCGGCGGCGGGGGCGAGGTGGACACTGCCACGGCGGGTCCCGGGACCACCGACGAGTCGGTGAAGGTCGTCTTCGTCGGGGTCGACCTCGACAAGGTCAAGGAGACGACCGGGTTCACGACCGCCTCGATCGGTGATCCCGAGAAGCAGGTGCAGGCCCTGGAGGAGTGGGTCAACGACAACGGCGGCCTGGGCGGACGCAAGCTGGACGCGGTCTTCCGCTGGTACAACGCGGAGACCGACTCGCCGGCCACCGAGGAGCAGCTCTGCAACGAGGTCACGCAGGACGAGCAGGCGTTCGCGGTGGTGCTCACCGGTCAGTACCAGTCGAACGCCCGTCCGTGCTACGCCCAGCGGAAGACGCTGATGCTCGACATCTCGCTGGTGGCCAACGACCGCGTGCTCTACGACGAGCTGGCCCCGTACCTGTGGGCGCCGAGCTTCCCCGAGTACGACGCCTTCGTCTCCTCCTACATCAAGGCGCTCGACAAGGAGGGCTTCTTCGAGGGCCGGGACAAGGTCGCGATCGTGGCGGCCGACTCCCCGGTCAACGACCGGACCGTGAAGAACCTGGCGGTGCCGCAGCTCGACGAGCTCGGGATCGACGCCGAGGTGGCGTGGGTCGACACCACCGACATCGGCACCTTGTACATGGGCCTGGAGCAGGGCGCGATCACCTTCGCCACCGCCGACATCGACCGCGTGATGTTCCTGGGCGGTTCGCGGCTGGCCTCGATGTTCGCGACCATCGCCGGCTCGAAGGAGTTCGACGCCACGTACGCCATCTCCAGCTACGACAACCCCTCGTTCTTCGTCAACAACCCGGGCACCGTGCCCAGCGACACGATGAAGGGCATGGTCGGTGTCGGCTTCCACCCGCCCCAGGACGTCGCGGACGACCAGATGTCGTTCCCGGCCGAGGGCGCGGAGCAGGAGTGCCTCGACATCTACGCCGAGGCCGGGGAGACCTTCGAGACCCGTGAGGCGGCGCGCGTGGCGCTGCCCTACTGCGACGCCGTCAAGCTGCTCAAGCTGGGCGCGGACGGCGTCGAGGGCCCGCTCAACGCTGCGGCGTGGGGCGAGGCCGTCGACAGGGACGGCGGCGACTTCCAGACCGCCTCGGGCTTCGGCAACGCGATGGGCGACGGCACCCGTGCCGCGGCCGGGGCCTACCGGGTGATGAGGTTCGCCGAAGACTGCGACTGCTTCGTCTACGAGGGCGACGATGTCCCTTTCGACACGAAGTGA
- a CDS encoding ABC transporter ATP-binding protein has translation MSLSTRSDATPALRCEGINASYGPVQVLFGASLRVERGEMVALLGPNGVGKSTTLRVIGGLLTPTSGSVHLGGLDVTAWSPRKRVQAGLSQVVGQSTFGSLSVVDNLTMHGYAAKDKKWVKEAVEAALVIFPRLDARRNQAASTLSGGERQMLALAKAIVNDPELLVIDEFSLGLAPVVVGGLCELVRRLNERGASVLVVEQSVNVALSLVHRAYVMEKGEVIAEDTAEALAADPDRIRALMLGGHVAEAV, from the coding sequence ATGTCCCTTTCGACACGAAGTGACGCGACCCCCGCGCTGAGGTGCGAGGGGATCAACGCTTCCTACGGTCCGGTACAGGTGCTCTTCGGCGCCTCGCTGCGGGTGGAGCGCGGCGAGATGGTCGCCCTGCTCGGTCCCAACGGGGTGGGCAAGTCCACCACCTTGCGGGTGATCGGCGGGCTTCTGACGCCCACCTCGGGATCGGTCCACCTCGGTGGTCTCGACGTCACCGCCTGGTCGCCGCGCAAGCGGGTGCAGGCCGGCCTGAGCCAGGTCGTCGGGCAGTCCACCTTCGGCTCGCTCAGCGTGGTCGACAACCTGACGATGCACGGCTATGCGGCCAAGGACAAGAAGTGGGTCAAAGAGGCGGTCGAGGCCGCCCTGGTGATCTTCCCGCGGCTCGACGCCCGTCGGAACCAGGCCGCCTCCACGCTCTCGGGCGGTGAGCGACAGATGCTCGCGCTGGCCAAGGCGATCGTCAACGATCCCGAGCTGCTGGTCATCGACGAGTTCTCGCTCGGCCTGGCGCCCGTCGTGGTCGGCGGGCTGTGCGAGCTGGTCCGCCGGCTCAACGAGCGCGGCGCGTCGGTCCTCGTCGTCGAGCAGTCGGTCAACGTCGCGCTCTCGCTGGTCCACCGGGCGTACGTGATGGAGAAGGGCGAGGTCATCGCCGAGGACACCGCCGAGGCCCTGGCGGCCGACCCCGACCGGATCCGCGCCCTGATGCTCGGCGGCCACGTGGCGGAGGCGGTATGA